The Rahnella aceris genome contains the following window.
AAAACCCGGCGCTTCTCATTTTCTCAGGTTGCGAAGATTGCCCGCTGGGCGATGCCGGTGGCGGTTATTGTCTATCCGCTAGCCGTATGGTGCGGTTTAAAAAGTTGGGGAATTAGCGTTCTGGCACCTGTGCTGATTGCTGTCTTTATTCTGCGATTACTGACTTTTCGCGGAAAATTATCCCAGTTAACTTTTTTTGGAAAAGCGATTGCGGCCTCAGGGATTGTGCTGGTCGCCAGCAGCCTTTTATTACGCGAAACCTCTATGCTGTTGTATTACCCGGTCGCGGTAAATGCTTTATTACTGGGGGTATTTTTCAGTTCCTTATACGCCCGGCAATCTTTGGTTGAACGTCTTGCGCGACTGAATGAACCCGATTTACCGCCCGAAGGTGTTGTTTATACACGCCGTGTCACCCAGGTCTGGTGCATTTTTTTTCTGTGGAATGGATCATTTGCTTTATATACCTGCCTGAAAGGCGATATGGCCCTATGGGCTCTTTACAACGGCGGGATCAGTTATCTGCTGATTGGCTTAATAATGGGTATTGAATGGATAGTCAGAAAGCGTCTGCGCCAGCCATGACGCTGCCAATGTGCAAATGGCTAAGCACGGAAAGAGCAGATGATTATCTGGTTGCCTGGAGCGAAAGCCGGGAATGGCGTCAGTGTGATTTCCGCCAGGACGTATTATCTCTGCTGACTCATATCAGCGCGACATCGCATACCCGCTGGGCATTGTGTTTTGAAGATAACTATTCATTTGCCGTGGCGCTGCTGGCAGTGCTTTACAGCGGTAACACGCCGGTTTTACCTGGACATTTTCGCCCGGCCGTTCTGGCTGAACAACGCGATGAATTTGATGCGTTAATAACCGATCTTGATTTGACGATTGATTGCCCTGTTCTGCGTTTGCCTTGCTCAGTGGATCAGCCATTGACTGTTTTACCCAACTGGCCAGAAAATCCCGCGCTTCACTTATTTACCTCCGGTTCGACCGGTAAACCGCAAAAAATAATCAAACCAATTACCTGTCTTGAACTGGAGAGCCAGTGGCTTTC
Protein-coding sequences here:
- a CDS encoding COG4648 family protein, translated to MPVAVIVYPLAVWCGLKSWGISVLAPVLIAVFILRLLTFRGKLSQLTFFGKAIAASGIVLVASSLLLRETSMLLYYPVAVNALLLGVFFSSLYARQSLVERLARLNEPDLPPEGVVYTRRVTQVWCIFFLWNGSFALYTCLKGDMALWALYNGGISYLLIGLIMGIEWIVRKRLRQP